A segment of the Corythoichthys intestinalis isolate RoL2023-P3 chromosome 16, ASM3026506v1, whole genome shotgun sequence genome:
AAATGGTCTGCAAACTATTTGTTGTTGATattgaatagaaaatacatGTGCATGTAGTGTGTAATCGAAGAGCCAACATATCTATGCAACTCACAAAAGTTAGGGATATTGGGCTTTCTGGTAGAATTTTAGGATTAactcaaaatgaacaataaactctgaatgtttCCTTAATTGGACcttttctaatcttttcaatgcATATGGCGAAATGTCCGATATGTCAGTATTTTTTATAAAAACATGCTGCTCCCTAACAAGCAGTTAAATGTCAAAATGTACAACTTTTGTTTGACCCATCAACATTTCCAAAAAGTCTGTTACTCCCCTCTCACTCTTGAGTCTTGACCCAAGAAATGTATCGGTTGAGtcataaataattttaaaaaatgaaaattttgttaTTTCCCCCGTAACAAAAATTCAGCAAAAACTGCTGAAACATTGGACAATTAGATTGGCTAGATTATATCCTAAAACCAAAAAGACCAATGCAACCTTTTGTGAGcagtttttgttgtgttttgatATGTCTTATCTTTGCTAATTGCACCAGTCTCCTACTTTTCCCTTGCCTGCCGGTCAGGTACAGTGGTTGCTGGACAACTATGAGACTGCTGAGGGAGTCAGTCTGCCACGCTCAACCCTGTACTGCCATtacctgctgcattgccaagagCAGAAGCTGGAGCCTGTTAATGCTGCCTCTTTCGGGAAACTCATTCGATCTGTTTTCATGGGATTGCGTACACGACGCCTTGGTACACGGTAAGAAGGATCATTAGGCACATTTGGAAGTACATACTATTATCTTTTTGTAATCAACTTGTAGCATGCTAGCTGAAGTCAATATGATGTTCTAGTTTTGCATTTGTTGATTTTCCCAACATTTTATGAACAAATATATCTATGACAATGACGCTCTTTTGATAGCGTTGGCGGGCATCATTTAAGAGCTGTGTCACAAACTCTTCATCACTctggacaactttttttgcattgaacttATATGtagatacagtgggacaaataagtatttagtcaaccaccaattgtgcaagttctccaacttgaaaagattagagaggcctacaattgtcaacatgggtaaacctcaaccatgagtgacagaatgtggaaaaaaaaaaagaaaatcacattgtttgatttttaaagaatttatttccaaattagagtggaaaataagtatttggtcacctacaaacaagcaagatttgtggctgtcaaagaggtctagcttcttctaacgaggtctaacgaggcttcacttgttacctgtattaatggaacGGTTTTAActgattatcggtataaaagacacctgtccacaatcttggactgtcaaactccaaactccactatggccaagaccaaagagctgttgaaggacaccagtgacaaaattgtagacctgcaccaggctgggaagactgaatctgtaataggtaaaacgcttggtgtaaagaaatcaaccgtgggagcaattattagaaaatggaagacatacaagaccactgataatctccctcgatctggggctccatgcaagatctcaccccgaggcgtcaaaatgataacaagaacggtgagcaaaaatcccagaaccacacggggggacctagtgaatgaccgacagagagctgggaccacagtaacaaaggctactatcagtaacacaatgcaccgccagggactcaaatcctgcactgccagacgtgtccccctgctgaagccagtatacgtccaggctcatctgcggttcgctagagagcatttgggtgatccagaagaggactgcgagaatgtgttatggtcagatgaaaacaaaatagaactttttggtagaaacacaggttctcgtgtttggaggataaagaatactgaattgcatccgtagAACACCatgctttggggatgtttttctgcaaagggaccaggacaactgatctgtgtaaaggaaagaatgaatggggctatgtatcgagagattttgagtgaaactctccttccatcagcaagggcattgaagatgagacgtggctgggtctttcagcatgacaatgatcccaaacacacagccagggcaacaaaggagtggcttcgtaagaagcatttcaaggtcctggagtggcctagccagtctccagatctcaaccccatagaaaatctgtggaaggagatGAACgtttgtgttgcccaacgacagccccaaaacatcactgctctagaggagatctgcatggaggaataggccaaaataccagcaacagtgtgagtgtgtgaaaagcttgtgaagagttacagaaaacgtttggcctgttattgccaacaaagggtacataacaaagtattcagatgaacttttggtattgaccaaatacttattttccaccatgatctgtaaataaattctttaaaaatcaaacaatgtgattttctgtttttttcccacattctgtctctcgtggttgaggtttacccatgttgtcaattacaagcctctctaatattttcaagtgggagaacttgcacaattagtggttgactaaatacttatttgccccactgtacatttcaaGTAGTACCTAAATTGTTGGTTACTGCAATGTGACATTTAGCTGAACGTGATAAATTATGCGCAATATCTTATAGCTTTGGAAAATGTTCTTAGTGTGGGAGGAAACGTGGGCTGTGATGTAAACACAGCTTGTCCTTGGATTTGTAAGTTTGACATCAGAGGAGAAACCGTGAAAGTTAGTTTATTCAGTTAGTTTGAAATTAAATAATCATTTTCCGTGTAATCATTTGACCTTTTTGACAGTTTATATACATTACTGAAAATATGTCAATTTTCCATTATATattcatgaaattaaaacatttcGTTATCTGACAGGGGCAATTCTAAATACCACTATTATGGCCTGAGAATCAAGGCAGGTTCTTCTCTTCTCCGCCTAATGGAAGATCAGCAACATTTGGCTATGAGGCAACAGCCCTTTTCTCAAAAACAGAGGTACATGCATCACATCACTGTAGACCTTTTGATGAAAACAATTCCACTCTGTCTGTATGGATTGTTTTGGTTCAGTCATCAAAATGATCCTTTTTATTGTCTCATTGACTTTGTCCTCATCCAATCAGGTTGAAGCCTGTGCATAAAGTGGAGGGAATGACCAATGGGACAGCTTCAGGAGCAGGACAGCAGCAACTTCAACAGCAGGGTTCTGGACAGGTGGACATCAGCACCCAGGTTCAGCAGTACCAGCAGTTCCTTGGTTAGTTATTTTCTATTGCGTGGAGGTTAACTGAAGCCACCTTACCACATAATTAATATAGGAAATCACCCTCCCTTTCTTTAATGACTTTTCTAATTGAGTTTTCGTGTCATGTGTCCTTTGGCCAGATGCAACTAGAACACTGCCAGAGTTTCCAGATATTGACCTCCAAGGGAAGCCGCTACCCGAGGGTATTGAACTGGATCACATAAAGAGTTTTCAACTACTCTACAGAGAACACTGTGAGGTAATGAAGTGgaaggatttttaaaaatctatgtgTAGAAAAGAAATAtattgtacagtatttgttATGGCTCACAGATTCCTTTTTTTCTCTGTCAGGCCATACTAGACGTGATGGTCAATCTTCAATTTACCTTAGTCGAGACCTTGTGGAAAAGCTTCTGGAGGTTCAGTCAGAGTCAGGCTGGAGATGCCACATTGGCTGTGTGAGTGTTTCAGATTCCTCACATACATATACGGGTGTGAGGTTAGGAGTTTTCTTAGcccgacaaaaaaaaacttgttgccTGCCTCAACGTCAATTGGCAAGCCTTGGGCAAGGCAAGCTTTGCGTACTAAATTGCTAAGTCTAAACGGTCAAATGTTTATACCTGCATGTGTGTCTGGATGAAATTTGAAttggaatgcaaaaaatgatgtttataGTTACTTTTAGGGCACGCGCCATCGCTGAgtcaaaaaaaatccaacacattCAAAGAGATTTTTAAGTGGAATCATTTGAAATATTAATGAAAGCTTTTTATGTTACTAGTCATGACGAATCTGAAAAGCGTCTCCCAAAGTCCTGCCTGGTGCTGCTGTGCAAGTATGACCCAGTGCTGCGCTGGAGCCGTGACTGTGACAACAGCTTATATCAGGGCCTGGTGGAAATCCTTATCCCTGATGTTCTCAGGCCAATCCCCAGTAAGGCATCTAAAAAGCATTATTCTGTAGTTTGTAAAATCTGTCAATATAAGATGTCAAAATTGAAGTATACGTCCTTACTTTTGTCCCTCCATTCATCAGacattgaaatataaaaaaacacttttttttctttcttttttttttagcaccttttttttttttttttaactcgacATCTTTTTTTATTCTTCAATGAAACAGTCAACTGAACTGATTTCTTTATGATCATTACATGATTGCAATATCCATCCCTCTGTCCTCAGGTGCCTTAACTCAAGCAATTCGGAACTTTGCCAAAAGCCTGGAGAGCTGGTTGACCAACGCAATGATGAATATCCCTGAGGAAATGGTTCGCGTCAAGGTATGAGAGCTTTTTTTGTGCTAAGAATGAGCTGAAATAGAGAATGATTCTTTTCTTATCAATACAGCTCCAATTATTTCTCTGGATATTGCTTGTTCTTCTCAGGTGACATCAGCCAGTGCATTTGCCCAGACACTGCGGCGCTACACCAGTCTCAACCATCTGGCCCAGGCGGCTCGTGCAGTCCTCCAGAACACTGCCCAGATCAACCAAATGCTCTCTGACCTCAACCGTGTTGACTTTGCTAATGTTCAGGTTAATGTAATGTTATGCTGTTGTAAACACTGAGAACATGAGACTGTTATATAATACTTATAGATTGCCCTGATCCTATTCACCCTATGCAGGAGCAGGCCTCATGGGTATGTCGCTGTGAAGACCGCGTTGTCCAAAGACTAGAGCAGGACTTTAAGCTGACCCTCCAGCAACAGAACTCATTGGAGCAATGGGCTGCTTGGCTGGATGGTGTGGTTTCTCAGGTGTTAAAACCCCACCAACACAGCCCTACCTTTCCTAAGGCTGCCAAGCTGTTCCTGCTCAAGTGGTCCTTTTACAGGTGTGGAACAgtcaaagcaatgtgtgatcataTTTAATTCCACATTGATAAACAAGAGTAAAACAACTTAGTGACTCCATTCCTCACATTTATTCTCCAGCTCCATGGTGATTCGGGATCTAACTCTGCGCAGTGCTGCCAGTTTTGGCTCCTTTCACTTGATCCGCCTTCTGTATGACGAGTACATGTACTACCTGATAGAGCATAGAGTAGCCCAGGCTAAAGGAGAGACCCCCATTGCCGTGATGGGAGAGGTAACAACACTTGCAGGCTTGCCTAAACTCAAGATATGATTGCCAGCATACAGTCATAATCACGTATCCCCAATCTTGTGATTAGTTTGCCAGTTTAGGACGAGGACTAAACATACTGGATGGTGACAAAGGTAACAGTGCTCAAACATTATGTCACTCCAGCTACGTCTCATGCATatcctaaaaatgttttttcatttttggtccagaagaagaagaggaggaagaggaggaaagTGATGAGGAAGGTCAGGAGCTGTCCCTGCCGTCAGACGCTGTAGTGTTAGGAGACGAGTCCCTGGAGCCTCCTGCCAAGCTGGCCAGAACAGACCAGAGGGTCCTCTTCACTACAGGGCCAGCTGACCACTAACAAGTATTAGACCACTAGAAGGAGGAACTGATCATTACAAAAAGAAGACACCTGTATATTTAGCAGctattgtaaatgtgcaaagttTTGCTGCTGTCTATTATGCTTACTGTGTGTCTCTCTCGCTGGTTATTGCACATACAACACTTGTTTGATCAATTAAATCAACACATAGGTGGATTGAAGGTACCAGCTTCCCCAATACAAGAAGATGCAATGTGCATTTTCACCCTCACCTGTGTAGACCTGTAAGAAGGAATTTTGCCCAGTCACTGCATTAGCACTTAGAGCCTGGCTGTTTCCTGTCTGTGAAAGTAGTGACTCAATTTTCTCTCTAAATGTCACTGCTTGATTGAAAAATCATTGAACCCACTGTGCTGTGTGTGTCTGGAAAGTTAACGTGATAAAGAAAACCAGCAATGTGTATAACTGGACCTTGAGCTATCAATGTTtgccattgtttttgttttttaacaagaaaGTCAAATTTGGGGGGGATTGTTAGTGTGTtttatgcatgtgtgtgtgtctgctgTGTATTCTCTAGTGTGTTTGAAAATGGAGCTGTGTAGGTCTGATTGTGTGCTTGAAGGTCATTCTGAGGACATTTCATTTTAACGTGGGAGACATGTTCAATTTTGCTGCCTGTAAAGAGACATTTGGGGTGTTTTCTAGGAGTGCCTGTCACAGCTGCTACACACCTGTGCAGATAAAACCACAGCTGTGGACTAAGGACTCCCATGTGATGCTGCAAAaatattcagtgtgtcacatattTATGTTTCAAGTGCTTCATCCCTatattaattttacaaattattgTTCATGTTCACTCATTttcctttgaaaaataattttgaccaccTATTTCAAGATAGTTCTCTTTGTGCCAAGCCTGGTTTGTTTTATTCTTGTCTAAAGTTATGTGTCTGTGCCTGAGAAAGTACAGGTAATACATGCCACTGTTGAATTTTCCATTACTTTTGAGTTTTGCTGTCACAAAGTGAACCTATTGTGCAGTGTGTGGTGCTGTGAAGTCACACATTTTAGACAAACCTTGTAGGaattatggatttttttttgtgtgattaTATGTTCTGTTATCGATCCTCGTGTTATGTCTGAAGAGTTATCGACACACAGGCTAAGATCTAGCGTCTTTGCACATACTGTCTCACACCTTACATTAAGTCTGACACAATTCTCTTGAAATCATTTTCATCTTTGAAGTATTGTGTGTTAAATTGTGAGTTGCAGGTGTCACATTTCAAATTAACGTCACATCCCTGCAGTTTTGATGTGTGTGGTGATGATTAATCCACTCTGTCCTCCACTATATCAATGCATTCCTGCTAATGgctttgttttgcttcataaacTAAATTTTGTAAACACTGTCACGGTTGGTTGATACACATATTCTTGTGTCGGAATTTACTTTTTACTCACCATAATGTAGGCCTTCTTGTTTCTATCACTTTTATTATTTCTAGGGAGTCCAAATCTAAACCACAACTAATTACATATCATAACAGTCTTCAGCTGatacaaaatacagtatttcattgtTAGTATAatgtttagtctttttttaaagtgcATTGTTTCttataaacaatataaagtgagtaaACTAAACATGTTCAGTGGCAGTGTTTAATGGATTTGGTCTACTGTAAGTATGACTGTGCCTTTGGAGGTGGTAGAATGCAATTCAGATGtttaattttaaatatataaattaaagactttttaaaatttcatttctTCATTCATTTGACCTAAAGTCCACTTTCTGAATTTGCCTAGAATTTGCTAATCTAGCAGACGACCTTACCGGATTCATCGTGCAATACAGACTTGTGAAATATTCCTGTGGTGGATATATTGAAGTCTGTCTGGCGTGCCAGGTTAGTAAATTCAATACCAATTCTTCAGTACTACTCAATATTCTCAGAAATGTGTCAGATTTGCAGGGGCAACTTCCTGTGTTACTTCATTCTGCAGCAATGACACCGATACAATGCAACAAACCACAAATTGGAAATATACGCGCTTATATAAAGCACCAACCCAACAGTAAAAGTTGATGCAATTGTCTTTGGGGAAATTACAAATGATGTGTTAAAGAAAAGGCTAAACGCACAGAAAAGTTGACTATGACTGAAAAGTACCATttggttcaatgtatttctatcgTGATCAATAAAGACCATAATACCAGACCGTAATTACATTAAAAACCAAatttactattaaaaaaaaaaactataaatgcaaataaaaagCTAATAAACtaaccctgcaagcaggactgaacgggtttGGTGCAACTCGGATGTCACGCAAAGTCGGACGGCATGCAGGTCGGGGTGGTGGCAGGTCCTCCCCCTCTAATCATCTAATGAGAACCTAACTTGCATGAAACTGGGCTCAATCCAAAAtaactgatttcctgttgggtttggaatatgggtgcatgagactttttggagcagttttgtataaGGTACCGACTCCCGAATTTCatggctctacgttgaaaaaacttaATAGGAGAGACTTTTATATTTCAATGATGCCGTATTCaagctgggatacctcacatgcatgccagatatgaaaaacatTGTACCTTGTATCATGAatgtattagtcatttactgaattggcgtgttgccaaaaaaacgcCCAAATTTGGTAccctgcccaggtcaggcccgtgaatgaaaactcaccattttgataacgtaacatctcatatgtctcatgaacagtctcagcaATTTGAGGATGTTCCAACTAgagatgatgccgatcgatcgggtccgatcacgttattttcaaagtatcggaatcggcaaaaaaatatcggccatgcctttttttaatatatatatatatatatatatatatatatatatatatgtatatatatattgttttttttaaattaaatcgttttctaattgtatttaacgttacagaaataatatgttacactcacccagagtctttagtttagacttaaggtagggttatcaaatttatcccaataacgggagtaattaattttttaaaaaatgtatcacgttaaaattagggctgtcaaacgattaaaatttttaatcgagttaattacagcttaaaaattaattaatcgtaattaatcacaattcaaaccatctataaaatatgacatatttttctgtaaatgatatatatattctgtaaaatacatttttggaatggaaagataagacacaagatggatatatacattcaacatacggtacataaggactgtagtgggcatttcactctactgtcatttaaatctgtctatgctgtcctcactccgaagcgtctactttttccaaagctagacagctagtgaacgacgccttaataatcagacttcttcctttttcatttgatttattaataaaatggcctcaaaccattgtcctctttagaccgtcgtaaaactacaaaaaaaagtacacaagcattgcattagcaacaacgttagcttagcacgctatacaggttcactaaacataaacaaaaagcgtctcataacaaaaaatatagcatttcgcttactaacataatatgtacattctttacaacaaccatacttacggacaaatcttgtccaaggatcatataagcacaacattacaacgtaggcgtcaacccgagacgtcgtgcagccatattgaactggcaagaaaacaataaaccatgtcgcaaagcgaccacaagagttcgctgttagacagcacaaaaagccttgctgtaaaacttaccaaaaggcagaatactgtctgagcgggacatgtgcgttaattgtgtcaaatattttaacgtgattaattacaaaaattaattaccgcctgttaacgcgataattttgacagccctagttaaaatatttaacggaattaatgcatgcgctgcacgacccactcacacattgtcgtgctcaatctgtaatggtgccgttttacctatatagagaagtaaaaggtagcgtaaaattagtagagtgaatatggcagcctttggagcctgtttttaattggctaaaatcttataatccctctccctaccataagaaatatcatgggaggcaatgtagggaagcaaggtagcacttgatctttttcttatcacCTTGTGTTATttgccaacacagagaagatatataaattggtagcactacgcacagtcatggttcaacttcccatcatgcatttggccatggccacagtatcatttactgaaagctcaacaaatacactagatggcaatatttagtcacaatatacaaagtcacaagtctttctatccgtggatccctctcacagaaagaatgttaataatgtaaatgccatcttgaggatttattgtcataataaacaaatacagtacttatgtactgtatgttgaatgtatatattcgtccgagttttattcatttttttcttaatgcattgccaaaatgtatatgatcgggaaaaattatcgggaatgattggaattgaatcgggaaatattgggatcggcagatactcaaactaaaacgatcgggatcggatcgggagcaaaaaaacatgatcggaactacCCTAGTTCCAACTAGCATGtttaggccttcaaattggccattttgagacaaaatgccaagggtcttttcactttcctgtttggacactGCTGTTTCAAcgaaaaattaatatttttcatcagatacctgaacacatgtcttaaggctcccctgatgcaggtttggggTCAATTGATTACTTTGccgaggaggaggagcctttctcgcaAAAAAGAAcctttcctgttcccagcaggggggcggcaggcctaatgggtaatatttcagtgcagTTGTGTTCAGGCTCGGATATCTCACATGCATGCCAGatctgaaaaagattgcaccttgtatcaggaagttattagtcatttactgaatttggcgcgttgccaaaaaaacgccCGACTGTGGTACCGCAccaaggtcaggcccgtgaatgaaaactcaccattttgataacttaacatctcatatgtctcattaaC
Coding sequences within it:
- the rfx1a gene encoding MHC class II regulatory factor RFX1a isoform X4, which encodes MNLSGLCECTFVAVEGGAQVISQSNVRLRRLKNGPAHSASEKGINRGCPASVMATSGYVGEIQPAAPSQGTVVTSGQPDASSTPATASQFLSEIQTAVVTPTVVTPTAQTAPTEQATSISTQKPSAGSQTQSTAQTQPAQTHYVTAEIQGSPTQSGNGQTAPQYIVVTVTAEGSLHSSDSVSDSSSPPAVVPTGVPTQVVQQVQTAQQRSVVQATSQIAKTEPGSQLSVAGLQPVHITPEQQQLTPVQVQHVYTNQVQYVEGGDTNYTTSTIRSGTFPYSDTALYTQSTAGQYYEGQPTSGTQASTPGTPLTVSVTTGTTGAVSMFVAQPSSATGGGATVVSTGGTTNGSGDGAGTNGGGAGSYVIQGGYMLGSSSSSSSSGGSAGNSQSYSHTARASPATVSITEGEESSVPSADKKWLLDNYETAEGVSLPRSTLYCHYLLHCQEQKLEPVNAASFGKLIRSVFMGLRTRRLGTRGNSKYHYYGLRIKAGSSLLRLMEDQQHLAMRQQPFSQKQRLKPVHKVEGMTNGTASGAGQQQLQQQGSGQVDISTQVQQYQQFLDATRTLPEFPDIDLQGKPLPEGIELDHIKSFQLLYREHCEAILDVMVNLQFTLVETLWKSFWRFSQSQAGDATLAVHDESEKRLPKSCLVLLCKYDPVLRWSRDCDNSLYQGLVEILIPDVLRPIPSALTQAIRNFAKSLESWLTNAMMNIPEEMVRVKVTSASAFAQTLRRYTSLNHLAQAARAVLQNTAQINQMLSDLNRVDFANVQEQASWVCRCEDRVVQRLEQDFKLTLQQQNSLEQWAAWLDGVVSQVLKPHQHSPTFPKAAKLFLLKWSFYSSMVIRDLTLRSAASFGSFHLIRLLYDEYMYYLIEHRVAQAKGETPIAVMGEFASLGRGLNILDGDKEEEEEEEEESDEEGQELSLPSDAVVLGDESLEPPAKLARTDQRVLFTTGPADH
- the rfx1a gene encoding MHC class II regulatory factor RFX1a isoform X7, which translates into the protein MNLSGLCECTFVAVEGGAQVISQSNVRLRRLKNGPAHSASEKGINRGCPASVMATSGYVGEIQPAAPSQGTVVTSGQPDASSTPATASQFLSEIQTAVVTPTVVTPTAQTAPTEQATSISTQKPSAGSQTQSTAQTQPAQTHYVTAEIQGSPTQSGNGQTAPQYIVVTVTEGSLHSSDSVSDSSSPPAVVPTGVPTQVVQQVQTAQQRSVVQATSQIAKTEPGSQLSVAGLQPVHITPEQQQLTPVQVQHVYTNQVQYVEGGDTNYTTSTIRSGTFPYSDTALYTQSTAGQYYEGQPTSGTQASTPGTPLTVSVTTGTTGAVSMFVAQPSSATGGGATVVSTGGTTNGSGDGAGTNGGGAGSYVIQGGYMLGSSSSSSSSGGSAGNSQSYSHTARASPATVQWLLDNYETAEGVSLPRSTLYCHYLLHCQEQKLEPVNAASFGKLIRSVFMGLRTRRLGTRGNSKYHYYGLRIKAGSSLLRLMEDQQHLAMRQQPFSQKQRLKPVHKVEGMTNGTASGAGQQQLQQQGSGQVDISTQVQQYQQFLDATRTLPEFPDIDLQGKPLPEGIELDHIKSFQLLYREHCEAILDVMVNLQFTLVETLWKSFWRFSQSQAGDATLAVHDESEKRLPKSCLVLLCKYDPVLRWSRDCDNSLYQGLVEILIPDVLRPIPSALTQAIRNFAKSLESWLTNAMMNIPEEMVRVKVTSASAFAQTLRRYTSLNHLAQAARAVLQNTAQINQMLSDLNRVDFANVQEQASWVCRCEDRVVQRLEQDFKLTLQQQNSLEQWAAWLDGVVSQVLKPHQHSPTFPKAAKLFLLKWSFYSSMVIRDLTLRSAASFGSFHLIRLLYDEYMYYLIEHRVAQAKGETPIAVMGEFASLGRGLNILDGDKEEEEEEEEESDEEGQELSLPSDAVVLGDESLEPPAKLARTDQRVLFTTGPADH
- the rfx1a gene encoding MHC class II regulatory factor RFX1a isoform X6 codes for the protein MATSGYVGEIQPAAPSQGTVVTSGQPDASSTPATASQFLSEIQTAVVTPTVVTPTAQTAPTEQATSISTQKPSAGSQTQSTAQTQPAQTHYVTAEIQGSPTQSGNGQTAPQYIVVTVTAEGSLHSSDSVSDSSSPPAVVPTGVPTQVVQQVQTAQQRSVVQATSQIAKTEPGSQLSVAGLQPVHITPEQQQLTPVQVQHVYTNQVQYVEGGDTNYTTSTIRSGTFPYSDTALYTQSTAGQYYEGQPTSGTQASTPGTPLTVSVTTGTTGAVSMFVAQPSSATGGGATVVSTGGTTNGSGDGAGTNGGGAGSYVIQGGYMLGSSSSSSSSGGSAGNSQSYSHTARASPATVSITEGEESSVPSADKKVQWLLDNYETAEGVSLPRSTLYCHYLLHCQEQKLEPVNAASFGKLIRSVFMGLRTRRLGTRGNSKYHYYGLRIKAGSSLLRLMEDQQHLAMRQQPFSQKQRLKPVHKVEGMTNGTASGAGQQQLQQQGSGQVDISTQVQQYQQFLDATRTLPEFPDIDLQGKPLPEGIELDHIKSFQLLYREHCEAILDVMVNLQFTLVETLWKSFWRFSQSQAGDATLAVHDESEKRLPKSCLVLLCKYDPVLRWSRDCDNSLYQGLVEILIPDVLRPIPSALTQAIRNFAKSLESWLTNAMMNIPEEMVRVKVTSASAFAQTLRRYTSLNHLAQAARAVLQNTAQINQMLSDLNRVDFANVQEQASWVCRCEDRVVQRLEQDFKLTLQQQNSLEQWAAWLDGVVSQVLKPHQHSPTFPKAAKLFLLKWSFYSSMVIRDLTLRSAASFGSFHLIRLLYDEYMYYLIEHRVAQAKGETPIAVMGEFASLGRGLNILDGDKEEEEEEEEESDEEGQELSLPSDAVVLGDESLEPPAKLARTDQRVLFTTGPADH